From a region of the Paenibacillus lutimineralis genome:
- a CDS encoding glycoside hydrolase family 30 protein → MRTKMVRKLMAAVMSTLLLTVMTMPLTTHAAAADVSINWNDVKQEIDGFGVSQAGWSGAIYDLQEPARSEIMDLLFTQDQGIGLSILRGALFAEFNPAPGQFDFTVRPDQVWVMQQAKARGVDKLVASTWSPPAWMKTNNSTTHGGYLKQENYGDYALLMSKFIKEYKQQFDLDLYAVSIANEPNSMTFLTWDSSEWNSTNFQVFLKDYLKQAMINEGVSQTRVIAGESSWWSEDLIKDSLNDPASAERLDIVGGHNYPIPILNLELPTTPFSTAVSKGKKVWMTEVSKVDSYDPSINSGLKFAKQTHDFMTKAGVNAWMYWTGAIPGDNDEGLINVDKDTSTYKMTKRYYTFGNFSKFIKPGYVRIGATENPKSNVYFSAYKDPATDKFTIVALNTGDATAEVNLIPNGFTAGTLTPYTTDDQLNLAQGPAVAASNGKFQTIIPAHSVVTFVGQKGSPPAPQEQTLVDELDDWFKTSSHTSGLVMDSSNSGYFNGDRSRVKRLNGTTESFVYNLPNISSFRADMYQFSVWDGIAFYVSSDQVNWTKLAHASTPGVYTGSQWYQKTYYSTELPPPGTQYLKIELSGSDSWEKQVSRMTIKYAT, encoded by the coding sequence ATGAGGACAAAGATGGTTAGAAAGCTGATGGCCGCTGTAATGAGCACATTGCTTCTGACAGTAATGACGATGCCGCTTACCACGCATGCCGCAGCTGCGGATGTCAGCATCAATTGGAATGACGTAAAGCAGGAAATCGACGGTTTTGGTGTCTCCCAGGCTGGATGGTCAGGTGCGATATATGATCTGCAGGAGCCGGCGAGGAGCGAAATTATGGATCTCTTATTTACGCAGGATCAAGGAATCGGCTTGTCTATTCTTCGGGGTGCTTTATTCGCCGAATTCAATCCAGCACCGGGTCAATTTGATTTTACCGTAAGACCGGATCAGGTTTGGGTTATGCAGCAAGCCAAGGCAAGAGGTGTCGACAAGCTGGTCGCATCGACCTGGAGTCCTCCGGCTTGGATGAAAACCAACAATTCAACGACGCATGGCGGATATCTGAAGCAGGAGAATTACGGCGACTATGCGCTTCTGATGTCCAAATTCATTAAAGAGTACAAACAGCAATTTGATCTTGACTTGTACGCTGTCTCTATCGCCAATGAACCGAATTCAATGACCTTCCTCACCTGGGATTCATCGGAGTGGAACTCAACGAACTTCCAGGTGTTCCTGAAGGATTATTTGAAGCAGGCGATGATTAATGAAGGCGTGTCCCAGACGAGAGTAATCGCTGGTGAATCTTCCTGGTGGTCTGAGGATCTGATCAAGGATTCGTTAAATGACCCTGCCTCGGCCGAGAGACTTGACATCGTTGGGGGACATAACTACCCGATTCCAATTCTGAATTTGGAGCTTCCAACTACGCCGTTCTCTACGGCTGTCTCTAAAGGTAAAAAAGTATGGATGACCGAGGTGTCCAAGGTGGATTCCTATGATCCTAGCATCAATTCCGGTCTCAAATTCGCGAAGCAAACCCATGACTTCATGACGAAGGCGGGTGTCAATGCCTGGATGTACTGGACAGGGGCGATACCCGGCGACAATGATGAAGGATTGATTAATGTTGATAAAGATACCAGTACCTATAAGATGACGAAGCGTTATTATACATTCGGGAATTTTAGTAAATTTATTAAACCGGGATATGTCCGGATTGGTGCGACTGAGAATCCTAAATCCAATGTATATTTCTCGGCTTATAAAGATCCTGCTACAGACAAGTTTACGATTGTAGCGCTCAATACTGGTGACGCGACCGCAGAGGTCAATCTGATTCCAAACGGCTTTACAGCTGGAACGTTGACCCCTTACACGACTGATGATCAATTGAATCTGGCCCAGGGGCCCGCTGTAGCGGCTAGCAATGGCAAATTCCAGACCATCATCCCAGCCCATAGCGTTGTTACTTTTGTCGGGCAGAAAGGCTCACCACCAGCTCCTCAAGAGCAGACCCTTGTTGATGAGTTGGACGATTGGTTCAAGACATCCTCCCATACGAGTGGACTTGTGATGGACTCCAGCAATAGCGGTTATTTTAATGGTGATAGATCTCGGGTAAAGCGTCTGAATGGAACGACGGAGAGCTTCGTATATAACCTCCCCAATATCAGTTCCTTTAGAGCAGATATGTATCAGTTCAGCGTATGGGATGGTATAGCCTTCTATGTTTCTTCCGATCAGGTGAATTGGACGAAATTGGCTCATGCCAGCACCCCGGGAGTTTATACCGGCAGCCAGTGGTACCAGAAGACCTATTATTCTACAGAGCTTCCACCGCCGGGAACACAATATTTGAAGATCGAATTATCGGGTAGTGATTCCTGGGAGAAGCAGGTGTCCCGGATGACCATTAAATACGCGACGTAG
- a CDS encoding histidine phosphatase family protein, whose protein sequence is MTRICFVRHGITEWNKERRAQGQSDIPLNDSGKIQAQLLAARMKEEGWDHIFSSDLSRAKETAEIVAAAIGLPVYTDQRLREMHKGETEGTTLRERIARWGEEWESLELGIEADPSISSRGTSFISDVVASYPGRNILVVSHGALITLTVKSLVPEQDTNQHLHNTSVTILENSGIGWRCELFNCALHLKGAAQQIRCSLL, encoded by the coding sequence TTGACTAGAATCTGCTTCGTCAGGCATGGGATTACTGAATGGAATAAGGAGAGACGGGCACAGGGCCAGTCGGATATTCCGCTCAATGACTCTGGAAAAATTCAGGCACAGTTGTTGGCTGCACGTATGAAGGAAGAAGGATGGGATCATATTTTCTCAAGCGATTTGTCGCGGGCTAAGGAAACGGCAGAAATTGTTGCAGCTGCTATCGGATTGCCGGTTTATACGGATCAGCGATTAAGAGAGATGCATAAAGGCGAAACCGAAGGAACGACCTTGAGGGAGAGAATCGCTAGATGGGGAGAGGAATGGGAGAGCCTGGAATTGGGGATAGAAGCAGATCCATCTATTTCTAGTCGGGGCACTTCGTTTATTTCTGATGTTGTGGCTAGTTATCCGGGCAGGAACATTCTTGTAGTTAGTCATGGGGCATTGATTACTTTAACCGTCAAATCCCTTGTGCCTGAGCAGGATACTAACCAGCATTTGCATAATACGTCTGTGACTATATTAGAAAACAGTGGCATCGGTTGGAGATGCGAGCTCTTCAATTGCGCCCTACATCTAAAGGGAGCTGCACAGCAAATTCGCTGTTCACTGTTGTAG
- a CDS encoding glycoside hydrolase family 6 protein translates to MNSKLFKRLVAITGVAALALTLFQPFGAEKSYAAEAHVDNPFLGATMYVNPDYAALIDTSIAQVSDSTLKAKMETVKSYPTAVWLDRIAAINGGAENGGRKSLEQTMDAILAQKQGSTPIVAQFVIYDLPGRDCHALASNGELPLTAAGLQTYKTDYIDRIAGIFANPKYSSIRIVAIIEPDSLPNLVTNLSDSRCAQANSSNIYRDATRYALDKLHAIPNVYNYMDIGHSGWLGWDSNRQPTIDLFTSVVSGTAAGLASVDGFISNTANTTPLEEPNLPDPNLTISGNQIKSATYYEWNPYFDEADFTAALYSGFVAKGWPSSIGFLIDTSRNGWGGPNRPTSASGTSVNAYVDSGRVDKRLHRGNWCNASGAGIGQPPQAAPAGYPNSHLDAFVWVKPPGESDGSSSEIPNNEGKGFDRMCDPTYTNANGTLTGALPNAPVSGHWFHNQFVELVQNAYPAIPTNGGGTPTVPSAPAGLTATAGNAQVTLSWVATSGATGYNVKRATTSGGPYTTVTTGVTATSYTNTGLTNGTLYYYVVSAVNSAGESVNSAQVTATPQATATVPAAPTGLTATAGNAQVTLSWAATSGATGYNVKRATTSGGPYTTVATGVTSTSYTNTGLTNGTPYYYVVSAVNSAGESANSEQVTATPSGGGTGTSSLVLQYRVGDTSATDNQIKPQLNIKNNGTSAVNLSDLKIRYYFTKDGNQDVNAWIDWAQVGSANITNTFGTVSATKADTYIELSFSAAAGSIAAGGQSGDIQLRMSKADWSNFDESNDYSYDATKTAYTDWDHVTLYLNGVLVWGIEP, encoded by the coding sequence ATGAATTCGAAATTGTTCAAACGATTAGTGGCGATTACGGGAGTCGCGGCTTTGGCGCTGACGCTATTTCAGCCTTTTGGGGCAGAGAAGAGCTATGCTGCTGAAGCGCATGTCGACAATCCGTTCCTGGGTGCCACGATGTATGTGAACCCCGATTACGCGGCGCTGATCGATACTTCCATCGCTCAAGTTAGCGACAGCACATTGAAGGCCAAGATGGAGACCGTTAAGTCATATCCTACAGCCGTCTGGCTAGACCGCATCGCGGCGATTAATGGCGGTGCAGAGAATGGTGGACGGAAGAGTCTGGAGCAGACGATGGATGCTATACTAGCTCAGAAGCAAGGAAGTACGCCTATCGTTGCTCAATTTGTAATCTACGATTTGCCAGGCCGGGACTGTCACGCCTTGGCTTCCAATGGGGAGCTGCCTTTGACAGCCGCAGGCTTGCAAACTTATAAGACAGATTATATTGACCGAATTGCCGGGATTTTTGCAAATCCGAAATATTCCAGCATCCGTATCGTTGCCATCATCGAGCCTGATTCGCTGCCGAATCTGGTGACGAATCTGAGCGATTCCAGATGCGCTCAAGCGAATTCCAGCAATATTTATCGGGATGCCACGCGTTATGCACTCGATAAGCTGCATGCGATTCCTAATGTCTACAATTACATGGACATTGGCCACTCCGGATGGTTAGGCTGGGACAGCAACCGTCAACCGACGATCGATCTCTTCACCTCGGTTGTTAGTGGGACTGCTGCAGGACTTGCCAGTGTGGACGGATTTATTTCGAATACAGCAAATACAACTCCACTTGAAGAGCCGAATCTGCCTGATCCGAATTTGACGATTAGTGGCAATCAGATCAAATCAGCAACTTATTATGAGTGGAATCCATATTTCGATGAAGCTGATTTCACCGCTGCTTTGTATTCGGGCTTCGTGGCCAAAGGCTGGCCATCCAGCATTGGCTTCCTGATTGATACCTCCCGGAACGGGTGGGGTGGACCAAACCGACCAACTAGTGCAAGTGGTACATCCGTTAATGCATATGTTGATTCCGGACGAGTCGACAAACGTCTTCATCGTGGTAACTGGTGTAATGCCAGTGGTGCTGGTATTGGGCAACCACCGCAAGCTGCGCCTGCGGGTTATCCGAACTCGCATCTCGATGCCTTTGTATGGGTGAAGCCGCCAGGTGAATCGGACGGTTCGAGCTCTGAAATTCCGAATAATGAAGGCAAAGGCTTCGATAGAATGTGTGACCCAACTTATACCAATGCCAATGGAACATTGACAGGTGCATTGCCAAACGCTCCAGTATCCGGACACTGGTTCCACAATCAATTCGTAGAGCTGGTTCAAAATGCATATCCGGCAATTCCAACAAATGGCGGTGGAACACCTACGGTTCCTTCTGCACCGGCAGGATTGACAGCTACCGCGGGCAATGCGCAAGTAACGCTGAGCTGGGTAGCGACAAGCGGAGCGACAGGTTATAACGTGAAGCGAGCAACGACAAGCGGCGGCCCATACACGACGGTAACGACTGGAGTAACGGCAACGAGTTATACGAATACGGGTCTGACGAACGGCACGCTGTATTACTATGTCGTTAGCGCAGTGAACAGCGCAGGCGAGAGTGTGAATTCTGCGCAGGTAACAGCCACGCCGCAAGCGACAGCGACTGTACCAGCTGCGCCGACAGGATTAACAGCTACTGCGGGCAATGCGCAAGTAACGCTGAGCTGGGCAGCGACAAGCGGGGCGACAGGTTATAACGTGAAGCGAGCTACGACAAGCGGCGGCCCATACACGACGGTAGCGACCGGCGTAACGTCGACAAGCTATACGAATACGGGTCTGACGAACGGCACGCCGTATTATTATGTCGTTAGCGCAGTGAACAGCGCAGGCGAGAGCGCGAATTCTGAGCAGGTGACAGCAACGCCAAGCGGTGGTGGAACTGGAACGTCCAGTCTGGTGCTTCAATATCGGGTTGGGGACACTAGCGCTACTGACAATCAGATCAAGCCTCAATTGAATATCAAGAATAACGGCACTTCTGCTGTGAACTTAAGTGACCTTAAAATTCGTTACTATTTCACGAAGGATGGCAATCAGGACGTTAATGCCTGGATCGACTGGGCACAGGTAGGTTCAGCCAACATTACTAATACTTTTGGCACAGTATCCGCTACGAAGGCGGACACCTATATCGAGCTGAGCTTTAGCGCTGCAGCCGGATCTATTGCAGCCGGAGGGCAGTCGGGAGATATTCAATTGCGGATGTCGAAGGCGGACTGGTCCAATTTTGACGAGAGTAATGATTATTCCTATGACGCCACAAAAACAGCCTACACTGATTGGGATCATGTCACTTTGTATCTGAACGGCGTGCTGGTCTGGGGAATTGAGCCTTAA
- a CDS encoding cellulase family glycosylhydrolase: MFKILAKTLLIGSLVIGAMGLGAVGAGTQEAKAAANYYHTSGNKIVDSSGKPAVFNGINWFGFETANYAPHGLWTRSMDDVLDQMKSHGYNLIRLPYSNQMFDSGSAANGIDYAKNPDLNGLTPIQIMDKLVDKAGARGMKIFLDRHRPDSSGQSELWYTSAYSEQRWIDDWKMLATRYNGNDTVIGADLHNEPHGTASWGTGNQSTDWRLAAERAGNAILSVNPNWLIIVEGIEKNVQGFSDSYWWGGNLKGVANYPVRLNVPNQLVYSAHDYGPGVSNQTWFSDPSFPNNMPGIWDAYWGYISKQNIAPVIVGEFGGRGVDLTSVEGKWQNKLVDYIGANNLYWTYWCLNPNSGDTGGLLQDDWTTWNAPKQTMLDKIMQPLSGGGGGTTVPAAPTGLTATAGNAKVSLSWSASAGASTYNVKRAATNGGPYTTVAAGVTGTSYTDQGLTNGTVYYYAVSAANSAGESANSAAVSATPSGGSTPTGNLVVQYRAGDINATDNQIKPFFNIKNNGTTAVNLSDLKLRYYFSKDGSQSMESWIDWASIGVANIQWTFNDTYVELSFTSAAGSIQAGGQTGEIQLRMAKSDWSNFDETNDYSFDPTKTAFADWNKVTLYQNGTLVWGVEP, translated from the coding sequence ATGTTCAAAATATTAGCCAAAACTCTCTTGATCGGTTCGCTCGTTATAGGAGCTATGGGACTAGGCGCAGTAGGTGCCGGAACCCAGGAGGCTAAGGCTGCCGCTAATTATTACCACACATCAGGGAATAAGATTGTCGATTCGTCGGGTAAGCCAGCTGTATTCAACGGGATTAACTGGTTCGGATTCGAGACAGCGAACTATGCTCCCCATGGCTTGTGGACCAGATCTATGGATGATGTACTCGATCAGATGAAGTCTCACGGCTACAATTTGATCCGTCTTCCATACAGTAACCAGATGTTTGATTCAGGTTCTGCCGCGAACGGGATCGATTATGCGAAGAATCCGGATTTAAACGGTCTGACTCCGATACAGATCATGGATAAGCTGGTTGACAAAGCGGGCGCCCGTGGAATGAAAATATTCCTGGATCGTCATCGCCCTGACTCCAGTGGACAATCCGAACTTTGGTACACTTCTGCCTATTCGGAGCAACGCTGGATCGATGACTGGAAGATGCTGGCCACTCGTTACAATGGAAATGACACCGTAATTGGTGCCGATCTTCACAATGAGCCACATGGCACAGCCAGCTGGGGGACTGGAAACCAATCAACAGATTGGAGACTTGCCGCAGAGCGTGCGGGTAATGCGATTCTATCTGTAAATCCGAACTGGCTTATCATCGTAGAAGGGATCGAGAAGAATGTGCAGGGCTTCAGTGACAGCTACTGGTGGGGAGGCAATCTTAAGGGAGTTGCCAACTATCCAGTGAGACTGAACGTTCCGAATCAACTCGTCTATTCCGCCCATGATTATGGTCCTGGCGTCTCGAATCAGACATGGTTCTCAGATCCGTCATTCCCAAATAATATGCCAGGGATTTGGGATGCGTACTGGGGATATATCAGCAAACAGAACATCGCTCCGGTCATCGTCGGTGAATTTGGCGGCCGTGGTGTTGATCTGACTAGTGTCGAAGGTAAATGGCAGAACAAGCTGGTAGATTATATTGGTGCGAACAATCTTTACTGGACTTATTGGTGCTTGAACCCGAATTCCGGGGATACGGGTGGTCTCCTGCAGGACGACTGGACTACGTGGAATGCACCGAAGCAGACGATGCTGGATAAGATCATGCAGCCGCTGAGTGGTGGAGGCGGAGGAACGACTGTACCTGCCGCTCCGACCGGACTGACGGCTACGGCAGGTAATGCGAAGGTGAGTCTCAGTTGGTCGGCTTCGGCTGGAGCAAGCACTTATAATGTAAAGAGAGCAGCAACGAACGGTGGCCCATACACGACTGTGGCGGCTGGAGTTACAGGCACATCTTATACCGATCAGGGGCTGACGAACGGAACCGTGTATTACTATGCAGTTAGTGCTGCAAATTCCGCAGGTGAAAGTGCAAATTCAGCTGCAGTATCTGCTACGCCATCAGGAGGATCTACTCCTACTGGCAATCTAGTTGTTCAATATCGAGCTGGTGATATTAACGCAACAGATAACCAGATTAAGCCTTTCTTCAATATTAAGAACAACGGAACGACAGCTGTAAACTTAAGTGATCTCAAGCTTCGATATTATTTTTCGAAAGATGGCTCACAGAGCATGGAGTCCTGGATCGATTGGGCATCCATCGGAGTAGCTAACATTCAATGGACCTTTAACGACACTTATGTTGAACTCAGCTTTACTTCAGCAGCAGGCTCAATTCAGGCAGGAGGCCAGACGGGAGAAATTCAGCTGCGAATGGCCAAGTCGGATTGGTCGAACTTCGATGAGACGAATGACTATTCCTTTGACCCAACCAAGACAGCTTTTGCGGATTGGAATAAGGTAACCTTATATCAGAATGGCACGTTGGTATGGGGAGTAGAGCCTTAA
- a CDS encoding GRAM domain-containing protein has translation MELSPSEYVVKERIPANLFRSVEAVGGRLTITNERLLFTPHMINIQTESVEINMADIVGVEKRNTMGLVPNGIKITNRYGSEFKFVVYKRAQLIELINQYRVYGMSPDSNRIY, from the coding sequence ATGGAATTGAGTCCGTCGGAATATGTAGTGAAGGAACGAATACCGGCCAATCTATTTAGAAGTGTTGAAGCGGTCGGGGGAAGATTAACAATTACCAATGAAAGACTGCTGTTCACTCCGCATATGATTAACATTCAGACAGAATCTGTTGAGATCAATATGGCCGACATTGTCGGAGTCGAGAAGCGAAACACGATGGGGCTAGTACCTAATGGCATCAAGATCACGAATCGCTATGGTAGTGAATTCAAGTTTGTCGTATACAAAAGGGCTCAATTGATTGAGCTTATTAATCAGTACAGGGTTTATGGAATGTCACCAGATTCTAATAGGATCTATTAA
- a CDS encoding GyrI-like domain-containing protein: protein MSQNPIKTVHLEEKKFVGFPVTSSFSFHDPNRIEEAKRQFLERKHEIRDVVNPEEYVCPHFASEVLFTYFYCMEVSALEDIPEGMIGFTIPARNYVTTRANADPYEVLHAYIKDNGIDHHPRALALEVYPFADPEWPGKVDVFVPIMEV from the coding sequence ATGAGTCAAAATCCGATTAAAACCGTGCATTTGGAAGAGAAGAAATTCGTCGGGTTCCCCGTCACTTCCAGCTTTTCATTCCATGATCCTAACCGAATAGAAGAGGCAAAACGTCAATTTCTTGAGCGCAAGCATGAGATTAGAGATGTTGTCAATCCTGAAGAATACGTGTGCCCACACTTTGCCTCAGAGGTATTGTTTACTTACTTCTACTGTATGGAGGTTAGTGCACTTGAGGATATACCGGAAGGAATGATCGGTTTCACTATCCCAGCGCGCAATTATGTGACAACGAGAGCGAATGCCGATCCTTACGAAGTACTCCATGCCTACATCAAAGATAACGGAATCGATCACCATCCAAGAGCGCTTGCTTTGGAAGTGTATCCATTTGCCGACCCGGAATGGCCTGGAAAAGTCGATGTGTTTGTTCCGATTATGGAAGTATAG
- a CDS encoding alpha/beta fold hydrolase, whose amino-acid sequence MLDFQKSYTCYYPDFRGHGRTRCESMDWNSPRLAEDIINFMDMLHIPKAHLFGYSLGANVALYCAVEHPERVASIITIGTSGFAEPAGVEEFEPEWLARHGQQELIEQMLERHEEAHLGNWQEFMRQSANEWRYYPQLTVEQLSGIRCPSLFITGEHDPFAGEEKIRKLSSLVQGSQYLVISDCSHRPHTVREKPVLVNDSILQFLSRTSI is encoded by the coding sequence CTGCTCGATTTTCAAAAGAGTTACACTTGTTATTATCCCGATTTCAGGGGCCATGGCCGGACACGTTGCGAGAGTATGGACTGGAATTCTCCTCGGCTTGCCGAGGATATCATTAATTTCATGGATATGCTTCATATTCCTAAGGCCCATCTGTTTGGCTATAGCTTAGGAGCGAATGTTGCGCTGTATTGTGCTGTTGAGCACCCGGAGCGAGTTGCTTCCATCATTACGATTGGAACAAGCGGCTTTGCTGAACCCGCCGGTGTCGAGGAGTTTGAGCCGGAGTGGCTGGCCCGGCACGGACAGCAAGAGCTGATTGAGCAAATGCTCGAAAGACATGAAGAAGCACACTTGGGAAACTGGCAGGAATTTATGCGTCAATCGGCCAATGAATGGCGTTATTATCCACAGTTGACGGTGGAGCAGTTAAGTGGGATTCGCTGCCCATCCTTGTTCATTACCGGTGAGCATGATCCTTTTGCAGGAGAAGAGAAGATTAGGAAGTTAAGCTCGCTCGTTCAAGGGTCGCAGTATCTGGTCATTTCCGACTGCAGCCATAGGCCACACACAGTTAGAGAGAAGCCGGTGCTCGTTAATGACTCGATCCTTCAGTTTCTTAGTCGAACTTCAATTTAA
- a CDS encoding DinB family protein — MDLKQRKCWNENHKQLTNLIFTMDKHAQAVELFLNQHALLHSSQMSHSSVTTLEDYLLDQMAEHAFRTYPVKVPGTKNSIAWHLWHITRIEDMTMNVLLNDEEQIFEMGNWKERLQVNYFHTGNGMMEEEVADLSSNINLSALLAYRLEVGRRTREIVASMLPGQFNQKVDPIRIKKLNDNGAVKQGESWLLEYWGNKRLGGLILMPATRHLFLHLNKAVRIKEKLQKLNELG; from the coding sequence ATGGACTTGAAGCAAAGGAAATGTTGGAACGAGAATCACAAGCAATTAACGAACCTGATCTTTACGATGGACAAGCATGCGCAGGCAGTTGAGCTTTTTCTGAATCAGCACGCTCTATTGCATTCTTCGCAAATGAGCCATTCGAGTGTTACGACGTTAGAGGATTATTTATTAGATCAGATGGCCGAGCATGCTTTTCGCACATATCCAGTGAAAGTTCCAGGTACGAAGAACTCCATTGCCTGGCATTTATGGCATATCACCAGAATCGAGGATATGACAATGAATGTCCTTCTGAACGATGAGGAACAGATCTTCGAGATGGGGAATTGGAAAGAAAGGCTCCAGGTGAATTATTTCCACACGGGGAACGGGATGATGGAGGAAGAAGTTGCTGATTTGAGCTCGAATATAAATCTTTCCGCGTTGTTAGCGTATCGGCTTGAAGTTGGGCGCAGGACTCGTGAGATCGTAGCCTCTATGCTGCCGGGACAGTTCAACCAGAAGGTTGACCCAATCAGAATCAAGAAGCTGAATGATAATGGAGCTGTTAAGCAGGGAGAATCATGGCTGCTTGAATATTGGGGTAACAAAAGGCTAGGTGGTTTAATTCTGATGCCTGCGACCCGACATCTTTTTCTGCATTTGAATAAAGCGGTGCGGATAAAAGAGAAGCTGCAAAAACTCAATGAACTTGGCTAG
- a CDS encoding RluA family pseudouridine synthase, producing the protein MDPAVSWTTGHPAMKILYEDNHLLGIEKPVNIPTQEDASGDPDLLNLLKVDIKERFNKPGNVYLGLVHRLDRPVGGAMIFAKTSKAASRLSDAVRTRKFAKSYVAVVHGQPPQQRGRLIDTLLKDERTNTVSVVAKGTPGSKEAILDYHVLGVSAEHGLSLVQIELHTGRPHQIRVQMNQLGCPLYGDQKYGAHINKPGQQIALWSLYVGFPHPVTKEPVDLVSSPPSQFPWDLWDSRTYSQIAENLVSSSSM; encoded by the coding sequence ATGGATCCTGCAGTGTCTTGGACGACGGGACATCCAGCAATGAAAATTTTGTATGAGGACAATCATCTGCTCGGCATTGAGAAGCCTGTGAACATTCCGACCCAAGAGGATGCTAGCGGAGATCCGGACTTATTAAATCTGCTGAAAGTAGATATTAAGGAAAGATTTAATAAGCCCGGGAATGTATATCTTGGCCTTGTCCACCGCCTGGATCGTCCAGTCGGCGGAGCCATGATCTTCGCGAAGACGTCCAAGGCTGCTTCCCGCCTCTCCGATGCTGTGCGTACACGGAAATTCGCTAAGTCCTATGTTGCCGTCGTTCATGGACAGCCACCGCAGCAGCGTGGGCGCCTGATCGACACGTTGCTGAAGGATGAGCGGACCAATACGGTATCCGTCGTGGCCAAGGGGACGCCTGGCAGCAAGGAAGCAATTCTCGATTATCATGTGCTTGGCGTTTCAGCTGAGCACGGACTGTCGTTGGTACAAATCGAGCTACACACCGGGCGCCCACACCAAATCCGCGTGCAGATGAATCAGCTTGGCTGTCCGTTATACGGTGATCAGAAATATGGGGCACACATTAACAAGCCAGGCCAGCAAATCGCACTCTGGTCGCTGTATGTTGGCTTCCCTCATCCGGTAACCAAGGAGCCTGTCGACCTTGTCTCCTCCCCCCCATCCCAATTTCCATGGGATTTGTGGGATTCACGGACATATTCGCAGATTGCTGAGAACTTAGTCTCGAGCAGTAGTATGTAA
- a CDS encoding class I SAM-dependent methyltransferase translates to MYVSNEWNDYEVIDTGNGEKLERWGDVILRRPDPQIIWPIANEDKAWRDVHGHYHRSSSGGGSWEMKKPIPERWTISFDQLKFYIKPTSFKHTGLFPEQAANWRWMMDKISNAKRPINVLNLFAYTGGASVACASAGASVVHVDAAKGMVQWAKENLALSGLGDRPVRFITDDVFKFVQREQRRGNHYDAIIMDPPSYGRGPSGETWKLEQSLYPFVESCLSILSDKPLFFLINSYTTGISPTVLNNILTMTVKQRYGGRISAGELGLPITKSGMNLPCGILGRWEE, encoded by the coding sequence ATGTACGTTTCTAATGAATGGAATGACTATGAAGTTATCGATACAGGAAATGGAGAGAAGTTGGAGCGTTGGGGCGACGTAATTCTGCGCCGTCCAGATCCGCAAATTATCTGGCCGATCGCTAACGAGGATAAGGCATGGCGGGATGTGCACGGACACTATCACCGCAGCTCTTCCGGCGGGGGCAGCTGGGAGATGAAGAAGCCGATTCCTGAACGCTGGACGATTTCTTTTGATCAGCTCAAATTTTATATTAAACCGACCAGCTTCAAGCATACGGGTCTCTTCCCGGAGCAAGCTGCCAACTGGCGCTGGATGATGGACAAGATCTCCAATGCAAAGCGCCCGATTAATGTGCTTAACCTGTTCGCCTATACAGGCGGCGCTTCCGTCGCTTGCGCATCTGCTGGCGCTTCTGTTGTGCATGTCGATGCGGCAAAGGGAATGGTGCAATGGGCCAAGGAGAATCTCGCTCTATCTGGACTCGGCGATCGTCCTGTCCGTTTCATTACGGACGATGTATTCAAGTTCGTACAACGCGAGCAGCGGCGCGGCAATCACTACGATGCGATCATCATGGACCCCCCTTCTTACGGCAGGGGACCATCGGGGGAGACGTGGAAGCTGGAACAGAGCCTGTATCCGTTCGTGGAATCCTGCTTGTCAATCCTCTCGGATAAGCCGTTGTTCTTCCTGATCAATTCCTATACAACAGGAATTTCGCCAACGGTACTGAACAACATTTTAACGATGACTGTGAAGCAACGGTACGGCGGACGTATCTCTGCTGGTGAGCTTGGTCTCCCGATTACGAAGTCCGGCATGAATCTGCCTTGTGGTATTCTAGGCCGCTGGGAGGAATAA